A part of Larkinella insperata genomic DNA contains:
- a CDS encoding acyltransferase family protein, with protein MQPISAPIAPSSQKTSANRRYDLDWLRVFAILILLFYHTGMIYVSWGFHIQSSATSPLFEDVMRWLHRWRMPLLFFISGAGTYYALRRRTTGEYAGERFKRLFIPLLFGMFVIVPPQIYYEWLFRGRFSGSYADFYPYVFGFEPYQDGGKGGAFSWHHLWFVLYLFLYSLLSIPVFRYLKSPGGQRLTDRLERLVAKPGGAMTFVGLIILSQFLLRPFFPDDTHALVNDWAYFVFNLLLFWFGYVLVSRPQFAQLLSNQRRIFLFGTLLCTIYLYASRAYLSRHPELEDQVRWEILYHLNVNCLTWFSVLTSVAYGYRYLNVNRPILSHLTEAAYPFYILHQTVIIVLGYYVLQSGQFGIYDGFGLISLSTLTLCVLIYWFLIRPFKLTRLLFGLK; from the coding sequence ATGCAACCCATCAGCGCCCCCATCGCCCCTTCTTCACAAAAAACTTCGGCAAACCGTCGCTACGACCTCGACTGGCTGCGCGTGTTTGCCATCCTTATTCTGCTTTTTTACCATACCGGCATGATCTACGTGAGCTGGGGTTTCCACATCCAGAGTTCGGCAACCAGCCCGTTGTTTGAGGATGTCATGCGCTGGCTGCACCGCTGGCGAATGCCGCTGCTTTTCTTTATCTCGGGTGCCGGAACGTACTACGCCCTCCGCCGACGCACCACGGGCGAATACGCGGGCGAACGGTTCAAACGGCTTTTCATCCCGTTGTTGTTTGGGATGTTTGTTATTGTGCCGCCCCAGATTTACTACGAGTGGCTGTTCCGCGGACGGTTTTCCGGGAGCTACGCCGACTTTTACCCCTACGTGTTTGGCTTCGAACCGTATCAGGATGGTGGCAAGGGGGGCGCGTTTAGTTGGCATCATCTGTGGTTTGTGCTGTACCTTTTTCTCTACTCGCTGCTGAGCATCCCCGTTTTCCGCTACCTGAAATCGCCCGGGGGCCAGCGCCTGACCGACCGGCTTGAAAGGCTCGTTGCGAAACCGGGCGGGGCCATGACTTTCGTTGGCCTGATCATTCTCAGCCAGTTCCTGCTAAGGCCGTTCTTTCCGGACGACACCCACGCGCTGGTAAACGACTGGGCTTATTTCGTCTTCAACCTGCTCCTGTTCTGGTTCGGCTACGTGCTGGTCAGTCGGCCCCAATTTGCCCAGCTTTTATCGAATCAACGGCGCATTTTTCTGTTCGGAACGCTGCTCTGCACCATTTACCTGTATGCGTCCCGGGCTTACCTGAGTCGGCATCCGGAACTGGAAGATCAGGTCCGGTGGGAAATTTTGTACCACCTCAACGTCAACTGCCTGACCTGGTTTTCGGTCCTGACTTCGGTGGCGTACGGGTATCGGTATCTGAATGTCAACCGCCCCATCCTCTCCCACCTGACCGAGGCCGCCTACCCGTTTTACATTCTGCACCAGACCGTTATTATCGTCCTCGGTTACTACGTCCTGCAATCCGGGCAGTTCGGCATTTACGACGGTTTCGGGCTGATCAGCCTTTCAACGCTGACCCTTTGCGTCCTGATTTACTGGTTCCTGATTCGTCCGTTCAAACTAACCCGGCTTCTGTTCGGCCTGAAATAA
- a CDS encoding helix-turn-helix domain-containing protein has translation MKILPVQIDVYALIILLGVVQGLFLGIFFLTGKRGQSIANRCHGWLTLALAALSGEIFLNYTNYTFQALWTVDFSEPLNFVIGPLFYFYTFSRIWKRLPRRWGWHLLPFAIWLVNSVTWFYQPLEYKYNSYLHSQHPEMPYIDADEYLEEDFTELRRYINEMTLVSCLIYAAISLLTIRKATQRKPDLRSSDQLQSLRFLSWMFALVPLLIVIVKPQFQRDVGDYLLATYIATTIYATSFLVMRGSVFFREDLLPEAPAPEPELPADSRKKYERSSLSEEVEESLLNRLNRLFEAEKPYLESDLSLPKLAQRLNTSPHHLSQLLNDRLEQNFFDLLATYRVREAQQLLCDPATVNLKIDEIAERVGYNSTSAFHTAFKRLTGQTPAQFRATATSSRSA, from the coding sequence ATGAAGATTCTCCCGGTTCAGATTGATGTTTACGCGCTCATTATCCTGCTGGGTGTGGTACAGGGGTTGTTCCTGGGAATTTTCTTTCTGACGGGCAAGCGCGGCCAGAGCATAGCAAACCGCTGCCACGGCTGGCTGACGCTGGCGTTGGCGGCCCTCAGCGGTGAAATCTTCCTGAACTACACCAACTACACCTTCCAGGCGCTATGGACGGTGGACTTCTCCGAACCGCTCAACTTCGTTATCGGTCCGCTGTTTTATTTTTACACGTTCAGCCGGATCTGGAAACGTCTGCCGCGCCGGTGGGGCTGGCACCTACTACCGTTCGCGATCTGGCTCGTCAACTCCGTGACCTGGTTTTACCAACCGCTCGAGTACAAATACAACTCCTACCTTCACTCGCAGCATCCGGAAATGCCGTACATCGATGCGGACGAATACCTGGAGGAAGATTTTACCGAGTTACGGCGGTACATCAACGAAATGACCCTGGTCAGTTGCCTCATCTACGCGGCCATCTCCCTGCTGACCATTCGGAAGGCGACCCAACGGAAGCCCGACCTTCGGTCGTCCGACCAGTTACAGTCGCTACGGTTTCTGAGCTGGATGTTTGCGCTGGTTCCGCTGCTAATCGTGATCGTAAAACCGCAGTTTCAGCGGGATGTGGGCGATTACCTGCTGGCTACCTACATCGCGACAACTATTTACGCAACGAGTTTTCTGGTTATGCGGGGTTCTGTTTTTTTTCGGGAAGACCTTCTTCCCGAAGCTCCGGCGCCGGAACCCGAGCTTCCGGCCGATTCCCGAAAAAAGTACGAGCGTTCGTCGTTGTCCGAAGAAGTTGAAGAAAGCCTGCTGAACCGATTGAACCGGCTTTTTGAAGCAGAAAAACCGTACCTTGAAAGTGACCTCTCGCTGCCCAAACTGGCCCAGCGGCTTAACACCTCGCCCCACCACCTGTCGCAATTGCTGAACGACCGGCTGGAACAGAACTTCTTTGATCTGCTGGCGACCTACCGCGTACGGGAAGCGCAGCAACTTCTGTGTGACCCGGCCACCGTCAACCTGAAAATTGACGAAATTGCCGAGCGCGTCGGCTACAATTCCACTTCGGCGTTTCACACGGCTTTCAAGCGCCTGACGGGCCAGACTCCAGCGCAATTCCGGGCCACGGCGACTTCGTCCCGTTCGGCGTGA
- a CDS encoding pyrroloquinoline quinone-dependent dehydrogenase: MIKQPLFALASLLCFLATPGSSQSVSSQEWPAYGNDAGGMRYSPLKQINPENVKQLRVAWTFRTGELEHYKGTNTDEKAAFEATPVMVDGMLIFTTPSTRVFALDAATGTKKWEYDPDVYLRQDLSEVTSRGVSIWPAATDKANARAPKRVIVPTLDGRLIALDAATGKPISSFGKNGSVDLRQGVGNISVTSPPAIIGNTIVVGSSMGDNQRFNYERGVVRAYDALTGQIRWSWDPIPRSRKDPGFKTWQGDNATQTGAANAWSVISADADRDLVFVPTTSPSPDYYGGERLGQNLYASSIVAIRASTGKVVWHFQTVHHDLWDYDNAAQPLLFTFNKDGKDTPAVAVGTKMGHIFILHRETGVPLLPVEERPVPASTVPGEEAYLTQPVPATLPALGLHKLEAWGATPAEKAAAQKRISALEYNGIFTPPSLKGSIITPGNVGGINWSGMCYDPESGLLITNVNRLAAVIRLLPREGLAVAIKDDQELLRSETGFQAGTPYVLKRSYLFTKSEEGLSMQTAPPWGTLAAINLKKGTLEWEVPLGFMYSPAHHPEAKKWGSINFGGAITTAGGLVFIAASLDGHFRAFKTSDGSLQWEVPLPAGGQATPMTYQLNGKQYVVIAAGGHGKIGTKLGDYLIAYALP, from the coding sequence ATGATCAAACAGCCCCTTTTCGCCCTGGCATCCCTTCTTTGTTTCCTAGCCACGCCCGGATCGTCGCAATCCGTTTCCAGTCAGGAATGGCCCGCTTACGGCAACGATGCTGGCGGTATGCGGTATTCGCCCCTGAAACAAATCAACCCCGAAAACGTCAAGCAGCTCCGCGTCGCCTGGACCTTCCGTACGGGCGAACTGGAACACTATAAAGGAACTAATACCGACGAAAAAGCAGCTTTTGAAGCTACGCCGGTCATGGTAGATGGAATGCTCATTTTTACGACTCCCTCCACCCGGGTGTTTGCCCTGGACGCGGCCACCGGGACGAAAAAGTGGGAGTACGACCCCGACGTGTATCTCCGGCAGGACTTATCCGAAGTCACCTCGCGGGGTGTTTCCATCTGGCCCGCAGCGACCGACAAAGCCAACGCCCGTGCCCCCAAACGGGTCATTGTTCCCACGCTCGACGGTCGGCTGATCGCGCTGGATGCGGCCACGGGCAAACCGATTTCGTCGTTTGGCAAGAACGGTTCCGTCGATCTGCGGCAGGGCGTCGGCAACATCAGCGTGACTTCCCCGCCCGCCATTATCGGTAACACGATTGTCGTCGGTTCATCAATGGGCGACAACCAGCGGTTCAACTACGAACGGGGTGTTGTCCGGGCCTACGACGCCCTGACCGGCCAGATTCGCTGGAGTTGGGACCCGATTCCGCGTTCCAGAAAAGACCCGGGATTCAAAACCTGGCAGGGCGACAATGCCACGCAAACCGGAGCAGCCAACGCCTGGTCAGTGATTTCGGCAGATGCGGACCGGGATCTGGTGTTTGTACCGACCACCTCCCCCAGTCCGGATTATTACGGCGGTGAGCGGCTGGGCCAGAATCTGTACGCCAGTTCCATCGTTGCCATTCGGGCATCTACGGGCAAAGTCGTCTGGCATTTTCAGACCGTACACCACGATTTGTGGGATTACGACAATGCCGCCCAACCGCTGCTGTTTACCTTTAATAAAGATGGGAAAGACACGCCTGCCGTGGCCGTTGGCACCAAAATGGGCCATATCTTCATTCTCCACCGCGAAACCGGCGTTCCGTTGCTGCCGGTCGAGGAGCGGCCCGTTCCGGCGTCGACGGTTCCGGGCGAAGAAGCCTACCTGACCCAACCCGTTCCGGCCACGCTTCCGGCCCTGGGCCTGCATAAGCTGGAAGCCTGGGGCGCTACACCGGCCGAAAAAGCCGCGGCCCAGAAACGGATTTCGGCGCTGGAATATAACGGTATTTTCACTCCGCCTTCCCTGAAGGGTTCGATCATCACGCCGGGCAACGTGGGCGGCATCAACTGGAGCGGCATGTGCTACGACCCCGAATCCGGTTTGCTGATTACCAACGTCAACCGCCTTGCCGCCGTCATTCGGCTTCTCCCCCGCGAGGGACTGGCGGTGGCTATCAAGGACGATCAGGAGTTGCTGCGCTCCGAAACCGGTTTTCAGGCCGGAACCCCCTATGTACTGAAACGCAGCTATCTGTTTACAAAAAGTGAAGAGGGCCTGTCGATGCAAACCGCTCCGCCCTGGGGGACGCTGGCGGCCATTAATTTGAAAAAAGGTACATTGGAATGGGAAGTCCCGCTGGGCTTTATGTACAGTCCGGCTCATCATCCCGAAGCGAAAAAATGGGGTTCCATCAACTTCGGCGGGGCCATCACCACGGCGGGAGGGCTCGTGTTCATTGCCGCTTCGCTGGACGGCCATTTCCGGGCCTTCAAAACGAGCGATGGCAGTTTGCAGTGGGAAGTGCCGCTACCCGCCGGAGGGCAGGCCACCCCCATGACGTATCAGCTCAACGGGAAACAGTACGTCGTCATTGCCGCCGGAGGACACGGAAAAATCGGAACAAAATTGGGTGATTACCTGATCGCGTATGCGCTGCCCTGA